The Impatiens glandulifera chromosome 3, dImpGla2.1, whole genome shotgun sequence genome contains a region encoding:
- the LOC124930677 gene encoding anaphase-promoting complex subunit 4 yields the protein MDTDEDQRVVPFQLQFDKPIPFQIKIAEWNPEKDLLAMATEDSKIILHRFNWQRLWTISPGKCITSLCWRPDGKAIAAGLEDGTISLHDVENGKLLRSSKSHTSAVVSLNWEEDSTQNEDDCSSFSAYEDRTSRFFPPAPRAPRVPGIALGEDNDERSHWEILDSTHQRFNILCSGDKDGSICFSLFGIFPIGKVNIHQFSLCNPRVDDNASYQLLNGSINKVTLAKDLCHLIVMCSGELSRDGIESSKRLPVNNFGLCCLVIDTSIFKKRKNELHQVAQQASSIEDLTEVIRASLSVMFKQWSDAMQTFHNKFDSLPKLISDHGLDSTPQEEFLSLLGGARTSPPVHQFLVNTLGDPGLKRVSKSLCGAGKELQLIVLEHLHPATEIIGFRMGELRGFSKWRARFQAIGLDEQLISNATEKAGLLLIQVERFLGVLTSVTQEFSNFFSWLRKCIKILMSEATDQLPTFSSELVIIFLKFLYDQDPVKQLIDSSGADYNIEVDSETVERLKELVVFGGFSDTNFLQRTLAKEFMQMESCFKEAFEMPFSMISKKLQFKEFLPLFPISSSPDSLHSSFPVSISHYQESSEAISSYPSCQQRATDYISFRIPDDSMSNISNCIGIIRGFTQNDCQENNSSLEAILLSFPDYYDCVDICLYKDSQVVLLLNEMNDNSECSGNGFMVIMQMTELPFQPLLRSTITQFWTVSELKDTTMYLELDNEKVRSIPHSVIAPLAVSASRGVACVFGIRKRALVFILEEDEEEISDEE from the exons ATGGACACAGACGAAGATCAACGAGTGGTTCCGTTCCAGCTTCAATTTGACAAACCTATTCCATTTCAG ATTAAAATAGCAGAATGGAACCCGGAGAAGGATTTACTGGCCATGGCCACGGAAGATTCCAAGATTATTCTGCACCGTTTCAATTGGCAGCGACTGTGGACTATATCTCCAG GAAAATGTATAACATCTTTATGCTGGAGGCCTGATGGTAAAGCAATAGCGGCGGGGTTAGAAGATGGGACCATTTCATTACATGATGTTGAA AATGGCAAACTCTTGCGAAGCAGTAAGTCCCATACTTCTGCTGTTGTGTCTCTTAACTGGGAGGAAGATAGCACACAAAATGag GATGACTGTAGTAGCTTTTCTGCATATGAAGATAGAACATCTCGTTTTTTCCCGCCTGCTCCAAGGGCTCCTCGGGTGCCTGGAATTGCACTGGGTGAAGATAATGACGAACGATCACACTGGGAGATATTGGATTCTACTCATCAACGGTTTAACATCTTATGCAGTGGGGATAAAGATGGAAGtatttgttttagtttattCGGCATATTTCCTATAGGAAAAGTT AATATCCATCAGTTTTCTCTTTGCAATCCTCGTGTGGATGATAACGCCAGTTACCAACTTCTGAATGGTTCAATCAATAAG GTGACTTTGGCAAAAGACTTGTGCCATTTGATAGTCATGTGCTCAGGTGAGCTATCCAGAGATGGCATTGAATCAAGCAAAAGACTGCCTGTAAATAATTTTGGCTTATGCTGCTTGGTGATTGACACTTCAATATTCAAGAAGAG GAAAAACGAGCTTCACCAGGTAGCTCAACAGGCTTCCAGTATTGAGGATCTAACTGAAGTTATTAGAGCATCACTGTCAGTCATGTTCAAGCAATGGTCTGATGCCATGCAGAcatttcataataaatttgattccCTACCTAAATTGATTAGTGACCATG GATTAGACTCAACTCCTCAGGAGGAGTTTCTGAGCCTTTTAGGTGGTGCACGAACAAGCCCACCAGTTCATCAATTTCTAGTAAATACTCTTGGTGATCCG GGTCTCAAACGTGTGTCAAAGAGTCTATGTGGTGCTGGAAAAGAGCTTCAGCTTATTGTCCTAGAACACCTACAT CCTGCTACAGAAATTATCGGGTTTAGAATGGGAGAACTTAGAGGGTTTTCAAAATGGAGAGCACGTTTCCAAGCTATTGGCTTGGATGAACAGTTAATCAGTAATGCTACAGAGAAAGCTGGTTTGTTGCTCATTCAAGTGGAAAGATTTTTGGGAGTTTTAACCTCTGTGACACAAGAG TTCTCAAATTTCTTCAGCTGGCTTCGGAAGTGTATAAAGATATTGATGTCTGAAGCAACTGATCAGTTACCCACTTTCAGTAG TGAATTAGTcataatatttttgaagttcCTCTATGACCAAGATCCTGTAAAGCAACTGATTGATTCGTCCGGGGCTGATTACAATATTGAAGTTGATTC AGAAACAGTGGAAAGACTGAAAGAGCTTGTCGTATTCGGAGGATTCTCTGATACCAACTTCCTTCAAAGAACGCTGGCTAAGGAATTTATGCAGATGGAATCATG CTTCAAGGAGGCATTCGAGATGCCTTTCTCCATGATTTCGAAAAAGTTACAGTTCAAAGAATTTCTGCCTCTCTTTCCCATTTCATCTTCTCCAGATTCATTGCACTCCAGCTTTCCTGTATCCATATCACACTACCAG GAATCTTCGGAAGCCATTTCAAGCTATCCTTCATGTCAACAAAGGGCGACAGATTACATCTCTTTCAGAATACCAGATGATTCAATGTCAAACATCTCAAATTGCATCGGAATCATTAGGGGATTCACGCAAAATGACTGTCAAGAGAATAATTCTTCTCTTGAAGCCATCTTGTTGTCTTTTCCTGACTACTATGATTGTGTTGACATCTGCCTATACAAG GACAGCCAAGTTGTTCTTCTGTTGAATGAGATGAATGACAATTCTGAATGCTCGGGTAATGGGTTTATGGTGATTATGCAAATGACTGAGCTTCCTTTTCAGCCTTTATTAAGATCTACTATCACACAATTTTGGACTGTGTCTGAATTAAAG GACACAACTATGTACCTGGAGCTGGATAATGAGAAAGTTCGAAGTATTCCTCATTCAGTTATTGCTCCATTGGCGGTTAGTG CATCAAGAGGAGTGGCTTGTGTGTTTGGCATTAGAAAACGAGCTTTGGTATTTATCTtggaggaagatgaagaagaaatatcAGATGAGGAATAA
- the LOC124930678 gene encoding vacuolar protein sorting-associated protein 28 homolog 2-like produces MEVKLWNDKRERDMYESFADLFAIIKATEKLEKAYVRDTVSSADYEPECQKLIAQFKTLSSTLKDIIPSVERFHDTYKMDCPAALNRLLISGVPATVEHRVAAAMSATTSAPVVAECVQNFITSMDSLKLNMLAVDQIHPLLSDLSASLNKLTILPPDFEGKIKMKEWIGRLSKMGAADELTEQQSRQLHFDLESSYNSFMAALPSAGS; encoded by the coding sequence ATGGAGGTCAAGCTATGGAACGATAAGCGGGAGAGAGACATGTACGAAAGCTTCGCAGATCTATTTGCAATCATCAAGGCAACAGAGAAGCTTGAAAAGGCATACGTGCGTGACACAGTTTCCTCAGCCGATTACGAACCAGAATGTCAAAAGCTAATCGCTCAATTCAAAACACTCTCTTCTACCCTAAAAGACATCATACCTAGCGTCGAACGATTCCACGATACTTACAAGATGGATTGCCCCGCAGCCTTGAACCGCCTCCTCATTTCAGGTGTCCCCGCCACCGTCGAGCATAGGGTCGCTGCCGCCATGTCTGCAACTACCTCCGCCCCTGTTGTCGCCGAATGCGTGCAGAACTTTATAACTTCCATGGATTCGTTGAAGCTCAACATGCTTGCTGTTGATCAAATCCATCCTTTGCTGTCTGACCTCTCGGCTTCGCTCAACAAGCTTACGATCTTGCCTCCTGATTTCGAAGGGAAAATTAAGATGAAAGAGTGGATTGGAAGGTTGTCCAAGATGGGAGCAGCAGATGAGCTGACTGAGCAGCAGTCCCGGCAGCTTCACTTTGACCTAGAATCATCCTATAACTCTTTCATGGCAGCATTGCCATCTGCTGGGTCTTAA
- the LOC124932454 gene encoding uncharacterized protein LOC124932454: MAVHTTTWLSSLKLLFMSTGVLSIAMFMNFSFPIILDFMIYQLPSIWSFMASWLRPPYLYVIINGIIISIAASSFFHHKDSSQIQSDSSDHLSENILKSSPSLTETEFVISKSNWTTLMRTNSPPEIQNSEEEEMIVTPERPMALSRFSNRKPVRTNQEGGRGLKVAKQRKHETLENTWKTITDGRHMPLTRHFKNNSLQCSTNLDESVKDMMVKKSATVIDRTSNCNSPSIIRTGRIRKEPSVGHDELNRRVEAFIMKFNEDMRLEREESLRQYKEMINRGAS, translated from the exons ATGGCTGTTCATACCACCACCTGGCTTTCCTCTCTAAAACTTCTCTTCATGTCTACTGGTGTACTGTCTATAGCTATGTTTATGAATTTCTCTTTTCCAATCATTCTAGACTTTATGATCTACCAGTTACCTTCTATTTGGTCGTTTATGGCTTCCTGGTTGAGGCCTCCGTATCTATATGTAATCATCAACGGTATCATTATCTCCATAGCCGCCTCTTCTTTCTTCCATCACAAGGACAGCAGCCAGATCCAGTCGGATTCGTCCGATCATCTCTCGGAGAACATATTGAAGTCTTCTCCGTCATTGACAGAGACTGAATTCGTTATCTCGAAGTCGAATTGGACGACGCTTATGAGAACGAACTCGCCGCCGGAGATCCAGAATTCAGAGGAGGAGGAAATGATTGTAACGCCGGAGAGGCCGATGGCTTTGTCGAGATTCAGCAATCGGAAACCTGTAAGAACCAATCAGGAAG GTGGGAGGGGACTGAAAGTGGCGAAGCAGAGGAAGCATGAGACGCTGGAGAACACATGGAAGACGATAACCGACGGTCGTCATATGCCATTGACGAGGCATTTTAAGAATAACAGCCTTCAATGCTCCACCAACCTCGATGAATCTGTAAAGGACATGATGGTGAAGAAATCGGCGACGGTTATTGACCGAACGAGTAACTGTAACTCGCCGTCGATCATAAGGACGGGAAGGATACGAAAGGAGCCATCGGTAGGTCACGATGAGCTTAACCGGCGAGTGGAAGCATTCATAATGAAATTCAACGAGGATATGAGATTGGAGAGAGAGGAGTCTCTCCGGCAGTATAAGGAGATGATCAACCGTGGGGCAAGCTAG